Below is a window of Vicinamibacterales bacterium DNA.
TTCCTCGGATTGGACGACAGCACGTCGTACCTCCGGATCACGACATCGTCCAGCCCTTGCGCCTTCCACTGCGCCGCGATGTAGTTGGCGATCTCGCGGGTGCGTGGCGAGGTGGCCGGGTGCGGCTGCGCCGTGAAGTAGCGGTGCCACGCCTTGATTGACTCGGCCCGTGGCAACTCGCGCAGGCGACGCTCGGTCGCCCGCTGGGCCAGCGAGCCGTCCGGCGAAAAGCCCCGAATGGGCGGCGGCGCCGCGTTGTCTTGGGCACCTGGCGCCGCGACCAGGAGCACGGCGGCGACGAGCGAAGCGGCAAGCGGGCGACGGAGGGACATGTGGAAGCCTTTCAGGTGGATTGACTTCCCGGATTCTAGATCGCTCGCCGGCCGTGAACGTTCGGATTCAGCGGCGGGCCTGGATCGGAAGCGACGCCAGGCGAGGCCGTCTTTTCGCGGGAGGTGGCGCCGAGAGCGCACTCATTGTGACGTAGTATCCGTCCGGATCCCGGAGTGAGAACTCCCTTGTTCGAGTGTTCGGGTTCACGTGCGGTTCCTCTTCGAGCCGGGTGACGAGAGCGCGTGCTCGCTTGAGTGCCAGGTCGAAATCGTCGACGCGGAAGAACAAGAGGAGCCCGTTGCCAGGTGGCACCTCGTCCGGACTCATCAAGGAGGGATGCTCGTGCGCGCCCCACTGGTGGAGGCAGAGCAAGACCGTTCCATCCGTATCCAGGATCTGACCAAAGTGGTCATGGCCCGGAGGCGTCTCGGGCTGGCCAAAGATCGCCTGGTACCATTTGCAGCTGCCGGGGACGTCGCTGACGCCAATGATCGTCCAGATGCGTTTCATCGCATTTCCGCCGTCGGCCTAGACAGAATGACTGTCAGTTAGCGCGGAGAAATCGCGCGACCATCGAAACACCGTTGCGATCTCCACGGTAGTCGTTCGTCGTCGATACACGATGCGAAAGTTGCCGGAAATGACTTCTCTCAGATCGGGCGAGTGCCGCTCCGGCACCATACGTCCCGAATCAGGAAACTGTTGAAGGCGTTCGACCGCGGCAACCACACGACGGACGGTCAAGTCTGCCCAGGCCGGCGAGTCGGCCTCAATGAACGTGCGAATCTCTTCGAGATCCGCAACCGAGCGCGGAGACCAAGTGAGCTCGGTCACAGCCCGAGACGCTGCTTGACCTCGGTGTGGGGAATGCCTTCACCCCGGTCGAGCTGCGCCAGGCCTTCCTCGATCTTCGCCAGAAACACCAAGCGTTCAATGGCGTCATCGACGGAGGCTCCTTCGGGCAGTTCACGGATCGCCTCGATCATCCGCTCGCGCGTGATGCGGTGTGGCATAGGCCGATTCTACTCCTGTTGCCTATGGGTCCGGACTTAGCGAGTTGGCGCCTAACGGCTGCGAATGAGCCGCGCGCCTCTGTGACGCCATTCATAAGACAGTCAGCGCGCCGGATCCATTCGCGTGTTCGACGGCACCACTCACTCGTCCACTCTCCTACGACCCACCCAGATGAAGCGCCAGTCCGACGTTGAGCCGGTACAACGTTGTGCGATAGTCCGTGTCGAAGCGATTGTCATGCCTGAAGAGTAGGCGCAGGTCGCCTCCTAGCCGCGCCGCCACGCGTCGGGTGATGAAAAGGTCAACGCCGAGTCCCGGCTGTACCGAGAACGTCGGCGAACCCCATCCTCCAGTGTTGTCGAGCCGGCGCTCCCAGATGCCCAGGCGCGTGACACCTGCCAGCAGCTCAGCGTAGGGTTGAACCCGGCCCGTGAGCGGTGACGCGCGGGGCCCAGCCTGGATTGACTGATATCGAAAATCGTAGGTGCCGCCCTGCGAGGAGGAGTAGTCCTCGTGATGAACACTGAACGCGCCTTCGGCAGAAACGCACACCCAGCGGCGCACTCGGCGCGTTCCGGCGAGAGACACTCCTCCGAAGGTGTAATCCGATTCGGTATCGCGAAGGACCGTGTAGGTCATCGACACGCTGGCTTCTGAGCCTTGTCCGAAGGCCAGGTGCGGGTCGATGAGGAAGACCAGGGGAGCCAGGACCAACCAGCTGATTCGTGACCGCATGTCAACCCCTCACTCACACAAGAGTCTCCGGTCGCGAAGGCGGCGGCTGCAGCGGCTGTTAGGCCGCGCCTCAATGACGCACATAGCGCAAGTGTGTGGCGCTTGGACTATCAAGAACCTTGTCAATCCGAAACTGCGGCCCAGGCTCGCGTAGGTTCTCGAAGAGACGCCGCCCGCCGCCAAACAACACGGGTGCCAAGGCAATTTCCAGCTCGTCGACGACACCCAGGTTCAGGTATTGCTGGATTACATCCGCTCCACCCGCGATACGAATATCACGGCTGCCTGCGGATTCCCGAGCCAGCTCCAGGGCGCGCTCCGGCCCGCCATTGATGAAGTAAAAGGTCGTCCCACCGGGGCGCACCCAAGGTTCGCGTTTCTCATTGGTCAGAACGTACACCGGTGTGTGAAACGGAGCCTCCTCTGGCCAGGCGCGCTCGCCTTGGTCGAACATTCGCTTGCCCATAATGTTGGCACCGATGCGCTCTGAGGTGCTGCGAACCAGGTCATTGACCGGGCCGGTCTCTCCCCCTGGTCCGAACTTGAGGTTCTCGCGGAAGTACTGCTGATTGATGATCCAGGCCATCAGCGCACCCCACTTGGCACCCCAGTTCTTGTACCCGGGATTCTCCATGGTCATTCCTTCCGGTGCCATGTAGCCATCGAGGCTAAGTCCAATGTTGACGAATACCGTGCTCACGATTCTCCTCTCGCATCTTCGGATGTCGGCCTAACGCTGCAACTGAGCCGCGGCGCGCAAAGGGCACGCGCCGTCGGCTCCAGTTGAAGTTAGGCAGCGTCGTGGCATTCGTGGCCGGTCAAAGAGCGTCGACATTGGGATGACGGTCATGCCAGCCTGTCGCCTCCTCGTACGCACTGGCGATGCGACAAAGCAGGGGCTCACTGAGGCGGCGGCCGGCAAACTGAATGCTGTAGGGTAGTCCATCCCTTGAGAAGCCGGACGGAAGGCAAATCGCCGGAGTACCGGCCAGATCCATCGGCCCCGTGAAGTCCATCGCCCTCGGCGCGGCAGCGGACCACGCTGCATGGAGGGCGCCCAGGGGGCCGACCTGCGTCTCTCTGGCGATGCGCCAGGCGGGAGATCCGCCCGCTGGGCATGCCATGGCATCCACCGAGTCGAGCAGACTGGCGAACTGTGCAGTCAACGCCGCGCGCGCCCGCTTTGCCTGAGCAAGGTGTTCGCTCGTCTGGCGTGCGCCGCTGTCGAGGAATTCGCGAAGGTATGGACCGTACTCGCTCGCTCGCGACGGGTAGGTCGCATGGTGCGCCTGCACGATCTCCACGCCCGCAATCGTCTGCCAGACATCCAGCAGCGACGACAGGTCTGGCATGCGGACATCCACGATCTGCACGCCGAGCCCGGCCAGCACCTTCAGTACCTCCTCGAGTGCCGCGGCGTCGCCCCTGTTCACGCCCTCGAGGGCGTACTTGCGGTCGATGCCAATCCGCAGACCTCGAATGCTCTGTCCGAGCTCTCTGAACGCGTTCGGCGGCGGCGCATCGAGTGACGTGGGATCGCTGGGATCGTGCCCGGCAATGGCGTCGAACATGATGGCCACGTCGGCGACCGAGCGAGCCATCGGGCCGACGTGATCGAGGGACTCGGCGAATGGCAGCACCCCGTATCGACTGACACGCCCGTACGTCGGCTTGAGGCCGACGACACCGTTGGCTGACGACGGAAAGCGAATTGACCCACCAGTGTCGGTGCCAATCGCGGCAAAACACAGACCGGCCGCTGCGGCGACACCTGCCCCGCTCGAGGACAGGCCGGGCCAATAGTCCGTGTTCCAAGGGTTTCGAGGAACATCGAAGGCGGGGCTGTAACCGGCCGTCGCCCCTTCCGTGAGATTCAGCTTGCCGAGCAACACCGCACCCGCGGCGTGGAGCCTCGATACCACGGTGCCGTCGAAGTCCGGGACGAATGTCTTGTACACAGCCGATCCGCCCATGGTACGGACGCCCTTCGTGTAACAGAGATCCTTCACGGCGCTCGGCACTCCGTGCAGTGGCCCACGATACTTGCCAGCCTGTATCTCCTGCTCGGCAACGTGGGCGTCAGCCAGGGCCTGGTCACGCGTGACCGTCGCGTAACTCTTCAGGATGGGATCGAGTTTCGCGATGCGATCCAGCATGCGCTGGGCGAGATCCACAGGAGATTGTTCGCGCGCTGCAATGCGGCGGGCCACGTCGCGGAGGCTCATGTAGTGCAGGGCTTCGCCGCTGGCGCTGCCGACCACGGTGGCCTGAGACGAGCCTGCCCCTTTGCACGCGGCGAAGGGAACGACAACACTCGCGCCCAACAGCGCCAGTGCGCTGCGCCTGGATATCAAATGCTTACTCCCCGTGGTGACTCTCATTTCGCTCCTCGTCACTGACAGTCATCGCGGTCGGACCCTGGTCACGTGGGTGGCCATAAGCGATGCCACAAGAACCGCGAGTGTGGCGAAGCGGCCTAACGACGGGCATCAGCCGCGGCGCACTCGCTCGTCGGCGCTGTCGGCTGCATGCCATGTTAGGCCGTCGTCAAGTGAAAGCCAATGGCTATGACCACACCGACATTTCCAGCGTCGGCCCACGGGCAGCTATCGGCA
It encodes the following:
- a CDS encoding amidase, whose amino-acid sequence is MRVTTGSKHLISRRSALALLGASVVVPFAACKGAGSSQATVVGSASGEALHYMSLRDVARRIAAREQSPVDLAQRMLDRIAKLDPILKSYATVTRDQALADAHVAEQEIQAGKYRGPLHGVPSAVKDLCYTKGVRTMGGSAVYKTFVPDFDGTVVSRLHAAGAVLLGKLNLTEGATAGYSPAFDVPRNPWNTDYWPGLSSSGAGVAAAAGLCFAAIGTDTGGSIRFPSSANGVVGLKPTYGRVSRYGVLPFAESLDHVGPMARSVADVAIMFDAIAGHDPSDPTSLDAPPPNAFRELGQSIRGLRIGIDRKYALEGVNRGDAAALEEVLKVLAGLGVQIVDVRMPDLSSLLDVWQTIAGVEIVQAHHATYPSRASEYGPYLREFLDSGARQTSEHLAQAKRARAALTAQFASLLDSVDAMACPAGGSPAWRIARETQVGPLGALHAAWSAAAPRAMDFTGPMDLAGTPAICLPSGFSRDGLPYSIQFAGRRLSEPLLCRIASAYEEATGWHDRHPNVDAL
- a CDS encoding dihydrofolate reductase family protein, producing MSTVFVNIGLSLDGYMAPEGMTMENPGYKNWGAKWGALMAWIINQQYFRENLKFGPGGETGPVNDLVRSTSERIGANIMGKRMFDQGERAWPEEAPFHTPVYVLTNEKREPWVRPGGTTFYFINGGPERALELARESAGSRDIRIAGGADVIQQYLNLGVVDELEIALAPVLFGGGRRLFENLREPGPQFRIDKVLDSPSATHLRYVRH
- a CDS encoding type II toxin-antitoxin system RelE/ParE family toxin; its protein translation is MTELTWSPRSVADLEEIRTFIEADSPAWADLTVRRVVAAVERLQQFPDSGRMVPERHSPDLREVISGNFRIVYRRRTTTVEIATVFRWSRDFSALTDSHSV
- a CDS encoding VOC family protein; this encodes MKRIWTIIGVSDVPGSCKWYQAIFGQPETPPGHDHFGQILDTDGTVLLCLHQWGAHEHPSLMSPDEVPPGNGLLLFFRVDDFDLALKRARALVTRLEEEPHVNPNTRTREFSLRDPDGYYVTMSALSAPPPAKRRPRLASLPIQARR